AGGAAACCCCTTTAATCGTGTCACcttttgattttaatttaaatgtgttAACTGTCCTTGTCTCTGCCTCATTTCAGTCTTAAATAATTTTGTCCAAGGTGCTGAGAGCCTAAATAGTTCTCCTGTTTACCACCATTTAATGCAGTAGAACTAGTCCCTCTCCTCTCACTGTTTTTGGCTTTTGAGCGGCGCTATTTCTGGAGCAATGATCAATTTGCCTATTAGCTCTGAGTATTTATCAGGGTTACCATCATGTATGTCCTCATTCTGCATTTAATATTAAGTTGACTAATTTTCATGTTAgaataaattaattttgtttaaattgtatgCAAAAATATACCTATCAAACACCAGTTATAAAAGAATCTGTTTTTATCAATTTCTGGTTATTTGGAAATTGAAGTGGTGGAATATTTGCATTAGTTATCAGGAGTCCTAAAAATTCGACTTGGACTGAATGGTCAGGACACCCATTACACAGCGGTGTACagctctttccattttttccaacAGTTCAGCTGTGCATTTCACAAGCAATGCTCTTTAATATTAAAGTGGTTGTAGTTTAGACTATTGCAGTTTCTGTCAGGCCCTGTGACTATAACAGGATAATGCAAATCTGATCTTGTCTGTAAATGAGGAAAGTGAAATATTGTACAGCTCCCCCATGTTTAAACTTGTCTCCTCAGAGTATCCATCAAAATGGAGGTTTTACAAAGGTGTGGTTCGCAATGAAAACCTTCCTCACGCCCAGCATCTTCATCATCATGGTTTGGTATTGGAGACGGATCACGATGATGACACGCGCTCCTGTCCTGCTGGAAAAGTGAGTAGAGGAGTAACTCACTGTGATCCAGACAACTTGTAAGATTTAGGCCAAAATGTATGCCTCATGCAAAGCCTGGGTAAACTAGCCATGTGCTAGATTGCCAACCCTGTGGCtccattttccttccttccttccccactcttaGCCAAGCCAATGTGGCAACAGCTGTTCTTGAACCTCTGTTGCAGTCTTTGTTCTGCAATAGTCTGCATAGCTGATACATTCCTCCTATGTGTGCGTGACTAGACCCTTCTGCCATTCTCTCACAGCAATCATGGAGCCACAGAATTTGCCTCCTAAAACTTTTTGGTGGTCCACGGGAAGCCCCTGCAGGGCTGTGTAGCAGACAGTGTCTGTACCCTCTGGGTCAGTTCCCCAAATTCTGATCCCTATCTCCTAATATGGCAGAAATATGCTAGGCTGCTGCATCAGGGTCTCCTCTGACTGTGGGTGCATGTGTAGGATTAGCACCGTAAGAATTTGACTGCCCAACCAGTCCTTTGAAAACAGCAACTGGGTTTCCATTTTGACTCCTGAACATGGGCTTTGTTTGAAATGGATACATTTCTTGCTAGTTACTGAGTCCCCCTTCATTAACAGTGTCTCTGTGGAGGCAGGATAACAGGACTGCTATGCGGGTGGATGAACAGGAAGGTATCGTGGCAAAAAGGAGGAAACCTCTACTTCTTCATGAAGTTTGAGCTCCTTTGGCCTAGTCCTCTTGGTCCTTTCTTTGAAATGGAAAGAGATTCTGTTCTGTCTGCTTCTCCAGGGTCATCTTTGCTCTTGGGATCTCCATGACGTTCATAAATATCCCAGTGGAGTGGTTTTCCATTGGATTTGACTGGACTTGGATGTTGCTCTTTGGAGATATTCGACAAGGAATCTTCTATGCCATGCTTCTGTCATTTTGGATAATCTTTTGTGGCGAGCATATGATGGTGAGTGTGACTATAGAGTAAAGAGTATCTCGTTCCCTTTAGAAATCCAATAAATTGTTCGTAGCATATAGGAATAAATGCTAGGGAGAAAGTTACCAGCCAGACTGTCCCACTGGTTTAGATGTATATATCTTAGCTAGGAAACGAGCATCTCCTGGTTTTACAAACCCTCTCCCCAAGAGCAATTGCAGCATCAGTGGTTGCCTTAGACAAGCTCCCCTGGTGGATACTGGATATTTGCAAAGCAACAACTGGGAGTGTTGTGCACATTTTTCATCAGATCTCTTCCTTGGAAATAGCATAATGCTCCAATGCCAGACTGGCAGAACAGTATTAATCTATGGGCTTGGCTACATGGTGCTTTAGCCCACCCCAGTGGGCTGTAAATTCTAGATCACACCAGCATGTGTcacactaactggcctgtgtggGGACGCTGCTGGCGGGCACTTAAAGTTCCCTACTGCTTGTTAATGTAccgcatagacaagccctaagtttagCAGAACTCTTCACCTGCTTTCCTCCGGATGGACACACTGCTTGCTAATCTCCCACAAATAGAAGTGTACAGATGCCCTCAAAGCTTAGAGGTTACTTATCAGTAACTCTTCTTTGGGAGTCACCTCTGTGCGTTCCCACTACTTGCCCACCTTTCCCTCTACACAGAGGTCTGACATCAGTACTGTGTGGCTTTGGAGAATGAACAgaggcagttgggggggggggggggggggggggggactacatTCCCATACCTagggtagggcaggggtgggtgaactttttggcctgagggccacactggggtggggaaattgtatgcagggccatgaatgtagggctgtggcagggagttggagtgcggTGTGTGGaaggctcagggcaaggggttggggtgtggggtgtacaTGGAGActtggcagggagttggggtgtggcagggggctcagggcagggggttggggtgcaggaggggtgtggggtgtacaaggggactcagcagggggttggggtgtggcagggggctcagggcagggggtggagcagTTCTGGAATGGCAGTGATCTGCAGGGCAATAGCTTGCCCACCTCTGGGGAGGGCAATGATGTCTCCCTCCCAAGCTTTTCATGTATCCCCAATGTACCTGGCTTCCCAATGAAGTTATGTAGCTCAAAATCTGGGATGCCATATCCCACCATGGAAATACACAGAGGTGACTCAAAACAGCACCTAGTAAGTAACCTCTTTCTTGACTTAAGAATGTTCTTTGCTATCAATCTCACTGACTGAATTATgcacccactccccccccccttcataaATTAACTTTCTTTTTCCATGGCTTGATTCATTAGGATCAAAATGAACGAAATCATCTTTCTGGGTACTGGAAACAGGTTGGGCCCATAGCTGTTGGTGCCTTCTGCCTTTTCATCTTTGACATGTGCGAGAGGTAAcggagacactttttttttttttttttttttttttttccccccccctcttaCGCTCTGTAGTGCTAATACAATTGTGCTCTGTCCTCTTCTTACAGGGGCAATTATTTGGATACAATTGATCTTTACACTGGGTCCATGTTGGTTTGCCTTTTTCTAATAGCTTTATTGAGACAAGGATTGAAAAGTTGGTACAAAGACTTAACACTTTTCAGGCCATTTGGGTCTCCCCCTGCCAACACTGGTATGCACCAGCCACCTTTCTGTGCTCTTTTGGGGAAGGGAATGGCAAGTCCCTTTTCCTCAGACTAAGTATTCAAGTAATTAGCCCCCTTATAACTCAATTTCCTCCAAGCCCAGTGGTCAATCTCTTAGACATCCCAGTAGCAATTTCCCCAATTTAAGTCTTCCCTTCCAGGTCAGATTACATTACTTAAAAGTAGACTTTTTACTGGAAAATGACTGACTGAAAGTGAGAGAAAGAGATAAAAGGTAGCTCTTTGCCTGCCTAGCCATATAAGTTCACAACGTGTGGAAATATTACCTGTCACaggacaaaaaaatgtttttgacttGTAGTTCAAATGGTATATTGAGCAATCTCAGAAAGCTGCACTGGAACAGTGAGTGAGTTTCAGGATGAAAATGCAGTAGACCATGTGTGTTTAAAATGAGGATTTTATCCAGCTCTGTACCCATTGTGGGCTAAAATACAATTCTTTACAGTATCACTTCATTGGTATGTGAATCAAGACATAAAAGTTAGTCCAGTCTCTTGTATATGAAAGTTTCATCCCTTTTTCCGGTCTTAACATTTACATGGAAGATTTTTATTACGTGTATCCTATACATTTCCAATGAACACTTTTTTTTGAAGCAATGTGGAGTCTTTATAATTCTGCATAGTTGAAAAGGAGGTTTAATACTGTGCAAGTGACGAGAATTCCTTCTCAGCTAGTGTGCTTGACACCATAAACAAtacctattttaaaaatgctatcaCTTGCATAGCTGATGCAAGTCACTTTGGACAAGCAAGGTACAGTCTGCCCCAATGCTGATAGCAACTGTCCAACCATTTGCTTCACCATTTTTCTTGCAAAGAGACAAGAAGGCTTTTCCTTTGGCTTTTATACTACTGTGAAGTTGTGTTGGAACAGTTTTTTGTAAGATTACATGTCCACTGGAATGTAAACTGAAGtctccccacccacctccaaACACACTCCCAAATTACAACATAACATGACTCATTTTTCCAAACTGTTAAGTTAGATGTATAGGAATGTGTATTTTACGGTATTTTTGACTCTTTGCACACACATTCTGTTTGCCctgaattctcttttttttttttttttatttgtttgtttagagGGGTacaactgaaaaatccattctaCAGTATCTGGACCACAGATGTTGGCACGGAGCTGGCTGTATCCTTCtatctgtgtttgtgcagtagCATTTATTTTGTATTAGGTTTTTGGAGTGAGAAATATGTTTTTAGTAACTACTTATTGAACCTGATGAAAAGCTGTTCACTTTAGTAAAATGGGACTGGGAAATTGGTTTCTGACTCAAATATAGTGGAGGATCCAGAGTATCCTTTGAATGAACAACTTTATGGCTCTATAGGGGACACTTCTAAAAATATTAGTGCAGCATGTAGATTTTGCTGCAAGAATTAATTTTGAGATTAGTATTGAGATAAGGGAAGTGATTAGAAAAATGAGCATCTGCCTCAAGCTGCAGAAAGTCTAGGAAATGGCACATCTTGAGTTAGGGTTTGGGTATTAGTGATTCTAGAAAAGAATCTTATCCTCTCTGAACCCTGTCTAAATTGCACCCTTTACGCTATTCCCTCTCCTGGCCTGAACTAGAGCAGTTTTTTCTCTGGGGCAGTTCACTTCATCACTGACACTTGGCAGCGTGGTCCTACAGCATTTATacaaattgctttttaaatttgCCTGGTCACGCTGGAAGTGCTTTCAgctgtatttaatttttattaccaGGCTCAGATAAGGTAATGTGATTTAGTTTCACTTCCCCAGCATCCCAGTCCTCTTGCAGGAGTCGCCAAGATCACATGTTGGTTGGTTATTACTTCTCGTCTTCTCTGCTAAGCCTCGTCTCTTTGTACCAGCAGAGCAGAAGTGACAATTCCAGCTTAGCCTTTTTTAGCCTGCAggagttttaatattttatcctCGTTAACACCATGTTAAGTGCTTGGGGAACAACTGGAGCATTGGCTCTGGGactgagctgggggaagggaccaTGAAGCATACACCCTCACTCAGACGGAAGCTTCTATTTAATACACACTGGAAGCCTGAATTAGGATTATTGCGATAATTAGTTTGCTTTTGTAAAGTTCTAATTACCTGAATAATATTTTCTTCAATCTCCTGCTTTGTCAAGTAGTTGTTCCCTTTAACTTTACTACTCAGATGGCATTTATTATAGTGGCAGGAATCTGCCTTTGCCTCTACTTCCTGTTTTTGTGTTTCATGGTGTTTCAAGTGTTCAGAAACATTAGTGGGAAACAATCCAGCCTCCCAGCAATGAGCAAGGCTCGCAGGCTTCATTATGAGGTTAGAAAACCCTTGTTGGATTAAAGTTGTCATGTGCATGCGCTCATTGCTTTAGTATTCCAAAAAGGCGACTGGTGATCTACCAGAAAAACTGTATCCACCCTTATTAGCTTTTTACATAATTTAGAAAACCGCTTTCTCATGCTGCCAAAACCATCCTAATGTCAGCTCACAAAAACGCAATAAACTTTTCTTCATTCTGATGTTTAGCCTCTACTAATGCTTTcaatcttcaaagtgctttacaaacactaaccCGCACAACGTACTCGTAGGCATTTACTCCCAATCAGCTCTGTTTTAATCTTCAGAGTGGTGTGGCCCGGTGGTAAAACcttttgagatttactgatgtaaagcattattattacagatgaggaaaatgatGCAGGGTActcatgtgacttgcccaaaccACTTGACAGTTTGCATCGGAACAGGATTAAAAATCAGGAGTTTCTGGCTTGCCATCCTCTCCTTAGACCACGTTTGTCTCTGGTCAGAGCTGTACTCATTCCTCTTTAATTGCTGTTGCAGAGCCCTGATAGAGTTGCAGTCAAACCAAGAATGCCTGTTTTCTTGGTGATAAAGATTTGTGTGTCCATAAAACTTTGGTAGAAAATGTTCTGATGAGTCAAACTCCATGTCTAATCAGGTCGTTTGTGCCTCATTAAAAGACATTACTTGTTCCAATAAAAGAATCTGTATTTTTGCAGACGTTTCCCTGAAGTCTTAGctcttctttcatctcttttcttGAGTTAAAAGTACGGCACAGGGATTATGGATTTGTGTTACAGGAGAGCTTAGGGCTCCACTGCTCTCGGCACTGTGCAAACActtaacaaaaagacagtcctttccCTGAGGACTTCAGTCTTGCCACCCTCAGCCCACCTGCTGCACAAACTAACTTGTAAAATGTCCACACTCCTCCAAGATGCCTGAGTCAGTATGATTCCAAACTAACACAACTAAAATCAatctttgttaaatttaaaacagatttaaaaaaagcaaacagtctGTGATAAAGTCACATGGTTTGAAGGTCTTATGTCATTTGTTGGTTGTCCTTAATCTATAGTCTAACATTCATTTAGTCACCTTAAATTCTCGGCCACAGGAAATTAGATTGGGAAAGTTTGCATCCTCCTCACAAACTCATTACACTTACAGAAACAGAAAACATTTGTAAAGTAGATCATTCCTGGTATAACCTAGCAAACCTTCATCACAGATATGTTCTAGAAAGAAAGCATATCTGATTTAGCAAGGAAGCCACAGACTATCAAATGTGATGTTAATTTAATGAAACCTTTTTGCTTAAACTCAAGTGCCTCCTTCCCATTAGCTCTGAGTAAATGAGTTTAATTTTACAGAAGCAAACATGATGGAAAGCAGTAGCAGTCAAGATCTCTACACCCCATTCAATGTAACTGGGAGGAATGCAGATGTGTGGGGAACAGAGAATATCGGCTGTCACTAgggcgggacaaagaagcaagtGGGTGGTTGTGGGTTTTGTAGTTTTGGACCAATCTTTTTTCCAACTTCCATCTTGTAGAAGCTAAAAATTGAAAAGGGATTGTCTGTTCTGTTACAGTGACCAGTGtcgtgtgttctctctctctctctctctctctcaataggGGCTAATTTTTAGGTTCAAGTTCTTGATGCTCATCACTCTGGCCTGTGCAGCGATGACGATCATCTTCTTTATTGTCAGTCAGGTGAGTGTGCTGAAACCAAACTTGGTATGATAGAGTGCAGTATCCAAATTCCTAAGTAGCCAAGATATTGGCTATATCCTAGTTCAGAGGACACAGGAATGCATAGACTGTAGGCAGGGCTGGTATCCTCTTATTGTTAAGGCTGCCTgatatttcccattataagaccctgttttcagttgtttgactttgccaaacttaaactgtttgggctgaaatttttcatactgagtgtctgcctcaggatagcttttttccctctttcccctcctcccccccttacaTTTCAGCCAAAATAGGTTAACCATTTGCAAtatgaaggggtggggagggtggtttgtccatgtgttaaaaaaaattctggtgacctttttctttggaaaatctcTAATATGTGAGTATGCAACTATAGACTGTCATAATGCATGTTCACAAGGGGACTGAATTgaggttgcataggcaaccttaattctaagaacacaagaacagccatactgggttggaccaaaggtccatctagtatagtatcctgtcttccgacagtggccaatgccaggtgccccagagggaacgaacagaacaggtaatcaagtgattcaccccgtattgcccattcctagcttctgccCAACAGTCTaggaacaccatctctgcccatcctgtctaatagccattgatggacctatcctccatgaacttgtctggGTGGGGTTTTTTAGATTCTGGTatttaacttttgagtgtttgatttttgcaatcTTAAATGCTCTTAACAGTTTTTTGGGCGTGAGGAAGGTATGTATGTCTCTTCCCTCTGAACTTTGGATTTAGCCTATAGATAGATATGTGGATAtacaattataataaaaatatagtgtATTGGGCTTGTTTTAAGTTGCACAGATAAAACCCCATGCACCCTCTTGAAGGTCTACCCCACAGTATTCCTCTGAGAATAAGCCCCTTCACTCTCCTGACCAGTTCCCAGGACTACAGCCTCCCAAAATGACTTTCCAGTGTTAAGATGTTTTATTGGCCTCAGATATAAGGTGGCAATCGTAGTTGTATGTAGGCTTTAGTTGCAGAAATACAGTGGATACACCTTTATAAGTTAATAGTCAAACTCTTTTCTACTTTGAATGTAGAACTGTTCTGAAACTTTTTCGTCCGAATTTTCTAAAGAGTAATACTCCTTTTCCTAAGGAAAATGTCAGTTGTAGGACAATTTCAGTTTTGCTGGGAGCACAGGGGAGAAACTGAAAAGACCGCTCCCCAGCTActcactggggtgggggcaacTGACAGGCCCAGTTCTTTGGTTGCAGGAATTGGGAGGAGTGGGTCAGCTTCATTGCAGGCAGAAAGCAAAATTGATGAGATGGGCAGCTGGAAGATTCAGTTTTGAGAGAAGCAAAATGAAGTTTTTCTTGAAATCCTTTCCTGTGAGAAATTTTGGATGTTTCATTTCTGCTTGTGATGAAAACTTTCAAAaaggtgaaatttttcacagggaGGGATTTTATTTTCTTGCCAATTTTACTTGTAAGCACTTCTGCTGAGTCGTGCATAGAAGTACTCTCAGACATACTATATTAGAGAATCTAGCATCTGTGTTCCCTTTGCTTATGGAAAACAATGCCATAGTCTGATTGGCATGGTAAAATGACTCTGATCTAAAAATCTGTTCAGTTGAAGCAATTGGCTTGAAGTTCTACCTCAAATCTGGCAAATCATTTTGTCCAGTTACTTTCATCAAgtttggtatttttgtttgtCTAAAGGCTATGTTCTGCCACTGTCTTTTTCTTTAAAGCAGAGCTCCACATTTTCTGTAGGGAATTCTgctttaaagtcaatggtagGCTATGGCTCCAAATGACTTGTTAATTTGGCTTTTAAAATGGAAGGCAGTCTTAAGGTGCATAGCTCATGCATTtcattgttttcaaaatattgatATTAAATGACTGTTTTCTTAACTCTCCATAGAGTCTCCTGTCTTTCTTTATATCTGGAGCTAATGCTATCAGCCATAGGTCTCTGCTGTAAGACAGAAGCAGTGAGACGTGCTGAATGCCATTAGCTCTTTGCATTATTCATGCTGTTTTCTTCTataaaaggtttatttatagaCCCTCTAAAGTTTCCAGACGTAGCCAGTCTCCCAGGTACTGCTAGATTATAATTCTCCTCTCGCTATAATCTTGTATGACTGGAATGATCTAACTTGAATGTTCTGAGATAaattttgttagtttttaaaaaaacccaaagatgaATAAAGTTTCTAATACGAATCTTGTTGCATGTGCCAATCCTAGATTAGTGGCAGGGGAAGAGACTTGTTAGTATAGACTTTTTACTTCCATGTGTTTGCTGTCTGGACATGAATTGTCCATCTGCTTCATTCTGTCTAATTTCAGAATTCTCTGTATCTGCTCTTAGAAACATGTACTACTTCATCGTAGAAGGATTCTCCTTACTTATCTGTCCCTGTTGAATCTCTGCTTTCTTGTGGACAGGTGACTGAAGGCCATTGGAAATGGGGGGACTTCACAGTACAGGGGAACAGTGCCTTCTTCACAGGCATCTATGGGATGTGGAACCTCTACGTCTTCGCTCTTATGTTCCTATATGCTCCATCACACAAGAATTATGGTGAAGATCAATCAAATGGTAAACTGGGCTTTGGTGTGGCTCTTAATTGCATATCAATACTAACTTGAAATAGTCTGGGGACTGCATTGTGTAGCTGTGGTGGAGGAAGTGAAAGACAAGACTGAGGAATGGAACTAAATAGTTTTTTGTTTACTGAGTTTACAGTTGGTTTCCCTTGGAATATCTTTCAG
This DNA window, taken from Trachemys scripta elegans isolate TJP31775 chromosome 8, CAS_Tse_1.0, whole genome shotgun sequence, encodes the following:
- the WLS gene encoding protein wntless homolog gives rise to the protein MAGAIIENMSTKKLCIVGGILLIFQVIAFLVGGLIAPSPTTAMHYMSIKCVDVRKNHHKTKWLMPWGPNQCERIRDLDEAMSRQIEANDIVFAVHIPLPAKEMSPWFQFILVILQLDIAFKKNNEIKDNAEVTLDVSLAYRDDMFSEWKEMAHAIETRKLKCSFASPKTIEHEGRHYDCDALHFMEIGTVAHKFYLLNIRLPVNERKLINVGIGEIKDVRLVSIHQNGGFTKVWFAMKTFLTPSIFIIMVWYWRRITMMTRAPVLLEKVIFALGISMTFINIPVEWFSIGFDWTWMLLFGDIRQGIFYAMLLSFWIIFCGEHMMDQNERNHLSGYWKQVGPIAVGAFCLFIFDMCERGVQLKNPFYSIWTTDVGTELAMAFIIVAGICLCLYFLFLCFMVFQVFRNISGKQSSLPAMSKARRLHYEGLIFRFKFLMLITLACAAMTIIFFIVSQVTEGHWKWGDFTVQGNSAFFTGIYGMWNLYVFALMFLYAPSHKNYGEDQSNGDLGVSSGEELQLTTTITHVDGPTEVYKLARKEAQE